Below is a genomic region from Deltaproteobacteria bacterium.
CTCAACTAGTGTACCCCGTGTCGATCTCGTGATGGCCAGGATCGAGCAGCGTGTTCAGCGACTGCGGAGTCGGCGACAGGGCAGCGGCGGGATCGATCGGAGCCGCCCGAGCCGGCAGCGCGGCACCGTGCAGTCACAGATCCCCGTCGAAGTATTTTTGGTACGTCTTACCGCGAATCCGCTCGCGGTTGATCGCGAACTGCCGCTGTGTGGCGACCGGATAGTACGTGACCCGGTTCTTCATGCTCCCTTCCGTGGGAACGGGTGTGCGCCAAGGTAGTGCGCATGCCACTCCGCGGTGAGGCGGGAGAACGTCGGCGCGGTGAGCTCGGCGGGGCGATGTCCAGCGGGCTGCCATCGTGGCGCTCAGAAGCGGAGCATGTCGACCGGGCCTGTGCCCTCGGGAAGCGGCGGTCGCGCCGTGAGTGTCTCGATCGGCTCGCCGGCCTCGTAGCGCGCGACGAGTTCCTCCGGATCAAAGATCACGCCGATCGGATTGGCGGAGAACTCGCCGCTGCGCATCCAGGCGTCAATCGCCCGGGCGGAGGGCATGCTGTCGACCTGCAGCTCGACGCGGTTGCCGTCGGGATCCTTGTAGTACAGCGAGGTGGTCGGCCCGCGGTTGATGCACCAGTACGGCTCGATACCGGCTGCCTTGAGGCACCGGAAGGTGTGCAACAGATCGCCGAGATCCGCGTAGCTGAACGCGATGTGATCGGTGCCAGCAGCCATCATTGGCTGCTCTTCGAGCCCAGGAATACTCGCGATGGCGATCCGATGGTGCTCGTCGTCGTAAGTGAGAAAGGCGAGTACGCCGTCGGAGTGCACCACCTCGGCGCCGAGGACAGTGCAATACCAACGTACCAACTCGTCGAAGCGCGCGGTACGACGCACGACGTGTGCAAGCTGGCGCGGCTTCACCACGCCGCGATTCACGGACAGCCGACGTTGGCGGTCTTCCCGAGTGCTCATGTGTTCTCCTGTCTCCTGCAGGTCCTTGGCCGTTCGTTGAAAACGTCCCTCTTGGATCGGGGCCGGACCAGAACGAGGAAATCTTCCTGCGTGGAAATCGCGCTCGTGCCGCGACCCCGTGCTCCGTTCAGGGGGAGGGACGTGCATCGTCGCTGGCATCCCACGACATGAGCGAGCTCACCCAGTGCGTGATCGGCTCCTCTTGGTCGTTGCGGTGGAGATGGCGCGGAGGCTGCGCGAACGTCTCATAGGGCTGGCAGCGGAGGACGACCCGGCCCTCCTGCTCCGCCATCGCTTGGACCATGGGGCGCGCGTGATCGGGAAGGGGCTGGCCCGACATACGACCGGCCACGGCCATCATGACGTCGACCACCAGCTCCGGATCGGTCTCGACGCGAGCGTCGCAATAGACTTGAAGATAGGCGAAGGGCCAGCGCTCGTCGAGGATGCACAGGCTCACCTTGCCGTTGCGAGCGACCGCCTTCGCCTTGGCACGACCGCGCATGGTGGAAACGAGCAGCTCATCGCCGTCAGTCGGCACGTAATACACGATAGACATAGCTGGACCGTCCAGGCGACGGGCGTTGCCGAAGACGCAGGTGCGGTGGGTCCGGACGAAGGTCCGCCGCTCGGACGGTAGCATGTCGCGATCGGTTGGGGTCGTGAAGGGTTCAACGGGCCACGGTAGCAAGTGCATTTGGGGCTCTCCTTCGGAGCAGATTGTATTATCGATCGATAATACTATATCGTAGCTCCGTGAGTTACACAAGCAAGGGCCGCCCCCGCGTTCGTCGCGATCGCAAGAACCTGCGCTCACAGTTGTTGGACGCAGCGCTCGTCGAATTCGGCGCGAAAGGATTCACCGGCGCATCGACGCGAGCCATCGCCCGGCGCGCCAACGCCCACCAGCCGCAGATCAACTACCACTTCGCCTCGAAGCGCGCGCTGTGGAACGCGGCGCTCGAGCACCTCTTCGCTCTGCTTGGCGACGCCATGGGCGGCGTCGTAGTGCCCCCGCGCACCGGCCGGAGGCACGACGTCCAGGCGCTTGCGGATGCGTTCGCCGAGGGTATCCGATGCTTCGTGCGGTTCGCGGCCGCGCACCCTGAGCTGAACCGGATCGTGGTGCACGAGGCGACGGCGGCGAGTGAGCGACTCCGTTGGATGACGAAGCGACACGTGCGGCCGTTCTACGAAACCGTCCGCGCGCTCTGGCGTCCGCTGCGCGCCGCCGGGATCGCGGCGCCCATCGACGAGAAGCTGGTGCACTACGTGCTCGTCGGTGCCGCCTCGCTACCCTACGTCAATGCTCCCGAGGCGCGGCTCCTCACCGGCGCCGAGCCAACCGATCCGGCCTGGGTTGAAGCGCACGCGGATGCCCTGGTGGCGACGTTGCTGCCCGGGCGGACCGAGAGGCCGCGAGCAGCGCGGCGGGAGGTTGCTTTCGCGAGACGCCGTCGGACCAAGTGACGGAGAAGAACGGACGCTGACGGCAGCGTCTGCATTCTTTCATGCTTAGCCCGCTGACCCTGTGGGGCAAGACCCGTGGGGGGTTCAAGTCCCCCCTTTCGCATCTAAATTCCTGCTCGACAAATCTCGCCGAGTTGCGCGCCCGCCGCGGCATGGCCGCGTAGAGTCACTCAAGCCGCCTTCGCCGTGACGGACAATCTAACGCGCGTCTTCTTCTGCAGGGTACGGACGATGCCGAAGAAATTTTCGGTGCTCGGATTTCCGTGCGGTGCCAGCATCCGATGGAGGCTCTTGCTCGGTTTGTTGACTGCCGCCGCGAGGGCCTCGAAGCCGACCGT
It encodes:
- a CDS encoding VOC family protein — encoded protein: MSTREDRQRRLSVNRGVVKPRQLAHVVRRTARFDELVRWYCTVLGAEVVHSDGVLAFLTYDDEHHRIAIASIPGLEEQPMMAAGTDHIAFSYADLGDLLHTFRCLKAAGIEPYWCINRGPTTSLYYKDPDGNRVELQVDSMPSARAIDAWMRSGEFSANPIGVIFDPEELVARYEAGEPIETLTARPPLPEGTGPVDMLRF
- a CDS encoding transcriptional regulator yields the protein MALTRDFRETILARAQRDARFRQALFSEAINAYLAGDTSTGKAILRDLVNATVGFEALAAAVNKPSKSLHRMLAPHGNPSTENFFGIVRTLQKKTRVRLSVTAKAA
- a CDS encoding pyridoxamine 5'-phosphate oxidase family protein yields the protein MHLLPWPVEPFTTPTDRDMLPSERRTFVRTHRTCVFGNARRLDGPAMSIVYYVPTDGDELLVSTMRGRAKAKAVARNGKVSLCILDERWPFAYLQVYCDARVETDPELVVDVMMAVAGRMSGQPLPDHARPMVQAMAEQEGRVVLRCQPYETFAQPPRHLHRNDQEEPITHWVSSLMSWDASDDARPSP
- a CDS encoding TetR family transcriptional regulator codes for the protein MDAALVEFGAKGFTGASTRAIARRANAHQPQINYHFASKRALWNAALEHLFALLGDAMGGVVVPPRTGRRHDVQALADAFAEGIRCFVRFAAAHPELNRIVVHEATAASERLRWMTKRHVRPFYETVRALWRPLRAAGIAAPIDEKLVHYVLVGAASLPYVNAPEARLLTGAEPTDPAWVEAHADALVATLLPGRTERPRAARREVAFARRRRTK